The following are encoded together in the Arenicella xantha genome:
- a CDS encoding efflux RND transporter permease subunit, translated as MIKWFAKNHVAANLLMFGIIIMGTLALTRDIALELLPDFQLDTITITTVLPGGNPRSIEETITTRIEEAIADIEGLEKVTSRSAEDISLVFAQIESGYDDQEILSDVKIRVDALSTLPQDAERPVIQIADVPIQVIGLAVYGAELNYDDLYQTASDTREALLRVDGVSQVGPIQGPGRELHIEVAPQTLEQYNLTLADIGLAIQRNSVDISAGNLKTRDGDILVRTNGQAYRAPEFRRIPITNSGDQVVYLGDIATVTDGYQLVQVETQYNGEDALTFEAFRVGKQSTIDISDKVKKFIVDYQDKLPAGAKLGTYGETAKVVESRLSTLVTSAWQGGLLVMILLALFLRPAVAVWVGIGIPVCFLGAFALMPALGLSLNMLTMFAFLIVLGIVVDDAIVTGENIYRHMRNGMPPQQAAVFGTEEVAIPVTFGVVTTMIAFAPLLAVEGTLSTFAKQIPLVVIPVLAFSLIESKLILPAHMSTIKARDENDISWFGRTQQNFSRGFESTIIRIYRPFLARCVKNKTITVVSALCVFIVVITLLSTGWVRSSFAPDFVDDAVYVRLTMPSTTGYQTTKKYVHHIVKQANELSKEYVQPETGEPIFKYIISVSGLTLDGGTGAPSFGTNKGIVIIEVEPSENRPEDFSISKVQEQLRARIGDIPGAEKMSLTSTFGDFGRPISVAIYGNDETQLAARVDDIREYLKQYPGVYDIQDNYSSGKEEVQLEITPLADSLGLSLSNISSQVRQAVFGFEAQRIQRGQDELKVMVRYPLEYRSSMTDVENMPISVGNSSRTIPLSQLADLVPNTSPSAIYRDRQRRTVTVSANLDKTTNDVEVIRRDLTNYLDEMFAQEPLLTYTMDGEAENQRETNASFALGFLLVIIMIYALLAIPFKSFSQPFIVMSIIPLAIVGAILGHLILGLPFSMLSIMGILALTGIVVNDSLVLVDYINQQRLKGVPVMEAVLTAGEIRFRPVMLTSMTTFVGLLPLMVTSDTQSQALVPMAVSLGFGILFATLITLIIIPVNYLIFHYLGLWWNDQPRTSADLAIAK; from the coding sequence ATGATCAAGTGGTTTGCCAAGAATCATGTTGCCGCCAATCTTTTAATGTTTGGTATTATCATAATGGGCACGCTGGCGCTCACTCGAGACATCGCGCTCGAACTGTTGCCAGACTTTCAACTCGACACCATCACCATTACCACGGTGCTACCTGGTGGCAACCCTAGGTCGATTGAAGAAACCATCACCACGCGTATCGAAGAGGCTATCGCTGACATCGAAGGCCTTGAGAAAGTAACGTCGCGCTCAGCCGAAGATATATCGTTAGTCTTCGCTCAAATTGAGTCTGGCTATGATGATCAAGAAATCCTGAGTGACGTAAAGATACGCGTCGATGCGCTTTCTACCCTGCCGCAAGATGCTGAACGCCCGGTGATTCAAATTGCCGATGTGCCGATTCAAGTTATTGGCTTAGCCGTGTATGGCGCAGAACTCAACTACGATGATCTTTACCAAACCGCATCGGATACTCGGGAGGCTCTATTGCGAGTCGACGGGGTTTCTCAGGTTGGACCAATCCAAGGCCCTGGCCGCGAGCTACACATAGAAGTCGCCCCGCAAACCCTGGAACAATACAACTTAACTCTGGCTGATATTGGTTTAGCTATACAACGTAACTCAGTTGATATTTCAGCGGGAAATTTGAAAACCCGAGACGGCGATATTTTGGTGCGCACCAATGGACAAGCCTACCGTGCCCCGGAGTTTAGACGTATACCGATTACCAACTCTGGCGACCAAGTTGTCTACCTTGGTGACATTGCCACGGTGACCGACGGCTACCAATTGGTACAAGTTGAAACACAATACAATGGCGAAGATGCGCTAACCTTCGAAGCGTTCCGGGTTGGTAAACAAAGCACCATCGACATCTCCGACAAAGTTAAGAAATTCATCGTCGACTATCAAGATAAGCTTCCTGCCGGCGCCAAGTTAGGCACCTACGGTGAAACTGCTAAAGTCGTTGAAAGCCGCCTATCGACCTTGGTCACAAGCGCCTGGCAAGGCGGCCTGCTGGTTATGATCCTGCTCGCCTTATTTCTGCGGCCCGCGGTTGCAGTGTGGGTTGGCATCGGCATTCCAGTATGTTTTCTCGGCGCGTTTGCACTGATGCCAGCTCTCGGGTTGTCACTCAATATGTTAACCATGTTCGCATTTTTGATCGTGTTGGGCATCGTTGTAGACGATGCCATCGTCACCGGTGAAAACATTTACCGACATATGCGCAACGGCATGCCACCGCAACAGGCTGCCGTATTTGGCACTGAAGAAGTAGCCATACCGGTAACCTTTGGCGTAGTCACAACCATGATCGCGTTTGCACCGTTGCTCGCGGTAGAAGGCACACTATCAACCTTCGCCAAACAAATTCCGTTAGTGGTTATTCCGGTTTTGGCGTTCTCCTTGATTGAATCAAAACTCATTCTACCGGCACACATGAGCACCATAAAAGCCCGTGACGAGAACGATATTTCATGGTTCGGGCGTACCCAGCAAAATTTCTCACGTGGTTTTGAATCAACGATTATTCGGATCTATCGGCCATTTTTAGCCCGCTGCGTCAAAAACAAAACGATCACCGTGGTCAGTGCGTTGTGCGTGTTTATCGTGGTTATTACCCTGCTGAGTACTGGCTGGGTTCGCTCGTCATTTGCACCGGATTTTGTCGATGACGCGGTGTATGTGCGGCTAACCATGCCAAGCACCACTGGCTACCAAACAACCAAAAAATACGTACACCACATCGTTAAACAAGCGAACGAGCTATCTAAAGAATACGTGCAACCAGAAACCGGCGAGCCGATATTCAAATACATTATTTCTGTATCCGGCTTAACCTTGGATGGCGGCACCGGCGCGCCCTCGTTTGGTACCAACAAAGGCATTGTCATTATCGAGGTCGAGCCCAGTGAAAATCGCCCCGAAGACTTTTCCATCAGTAAAGTACAAGAACAACTACGTGCCCGCATAGGGGATATTCCTGGCGCCGAGAAAATGAGCTTAACCTCAACTTTTGGCGATTTCGGCCGCCCTATCTCGGTGGCTATTTACGGTAACGATGAAACCCAGCTGGCCGCTCGCGTAGATGATATCCGCGAGTATCTAAAACAATATCCGGGCGTCTATGATATTCAAGACAACTATTCATCTGGCAAAGAAGAGGTCCAGCTAGAGATTACCCCGTTAGCCGATTCGCTCGGTTTATCATTGTCGAACATTTCCTCTCAAGTTCGCCAAGCCGTTTTTGGCTTTGAAGCGCAACGCATCCAACGCGGTCAAGACGAGCTCAAAGTGATGGTACGGTACCCATTGGAATATCGCTCCTCCATGACCGATGTCGAGAATATGCCGATTAGCGTCGGCAACAGCAGCCGAACCATTCCGCTGTCACAACTAGCTGATTTGGTGCCAAACACCAGCCCGTCTGCAATTTATCGTGATCGTCAACGACGCACGGTAACAGTCAGCGCCAATCTAGATAAAACCACCAATGATGTTGAGGTGATTCGCCGCGATTTAACCAACTACCTAGATGAAATGTTCGCGCAAGAACCCCTATTAACTTACACCATGGACGGCGAAGCTGAGAACCAAAGAGAGACCAATGCCAGTTTTGCCTTAGGCTTTTTACTGGTGATCATCATGATCTACGCGCTACTAGCAATTCCGTTTAAGTCATTTTCTCAGCCGTTTATTGTTATGTCGATTATTCCATTGGCGATCGTCGGCGCCATACTCGGCCACTTAATTCTAGGGTTGCCGTTTTCGATGCTCAGCATCATGGGTATTTTGGCGCTAACCGGCATCGTGGTTAACGATAGCTTAGTGCTGGTCGATTATATCAATCAGCAACGCCTTAAAGGCGTACCTGTAATGGAAGCGGTGTTAACCGCCGGGGAAATTCGCTTTCGCCCCGTCATGCTCACGTCGATGACCACGTTTGTCGGCTTGCTGCCGTTGATGGTGACCAGCGATACACAATCGCAAGCACTCGTGCCAATGGCTGTATCACTAGGTTTTGGCATTCTGTTCGCGACCTTAATCACCTTGATCATTATCCCGGTCAACTATTTGATTTTCCACTACCTTGGCTTGTGGTGGAATGACCAACCTCGAACTTCGGCCGACCTAGCGATCGCGAAGTAA
- a CDS encoding HAD-IB family hydrolase, translating into MDLYSKVIKEVEASPEGPQIGAFFDFDGTVIYGYSATTYLREQIKRGDLAPRQLVELVKVMTEFGLGNMGFSAMMTAASQYLAGINEDDYLDFAERLYTKHIAKLIYPESRALIEAHLRKGHTVALISAATPYQVMPAARELGIENVHCTHLEVVGGKFTGAVLKPTCYGMGKVDAAEKMVEERGIDIHQSYFYSDSDEDIQLLEFVGKPRPLNPNKRLRRIAKGRGWPVQDFNSRGKASVFDYAKTFATQMSMVTSFAAGLPIYALTGSMNKTRNFSTSLFADTACALTGIELDVEGEENAWAHRPCVFVFNHQSQADVIILPTLLRRDLAGVGKKEIGNVPVLGKLMQLGGTVLIDRENSRSAMEAMKPLVDVLQKEGRSVCIAPEGTRSTSTNLGRFKKGAFHLAMQAGVPIVPIVIHNAIDVAPRGQYVFRPATVKVSVLPAVDTSQWKTETMNQHVEQVRDMFLIELDQMRFQPSREESLKAAESASRIRSKARQHALEISEAQALTDKADAAAEAANVAQAKVSARNKSEAAKKQAAAVKRSARSVVKQQKRKLNSQAQAKLTAERKPVVAASKEVSRAESAPRRGRRRSSKKATVPKVSARTLAE; encoded by the coding sequence ATGGACTTATACAGCAAAGTTATTAAAGAAGTAGAAGCATCTCCCGAGGGGCCTCAAATCGGGGCTTTCTTCGATTTTGATGGTACGGTAATTTATGGGTACTCTGCGACCACATATTTGCGCGAGCAAATAAAACGCGGAGACCTAGCGCCGCGACAGCTAGTAGAGTTGGTCAAGGTTATGACCGAGTTCGGTTTAGGGAATATGGGGTTCTCGGCGATGATGACGGCTGCTTCGCAATATCTTGCTGGAATCAATGAAGACGACTACCTCGATTTTGCTGAGCGGTTATATACCAAGCACATCGCTAAGTTAATCTATCCTGAGTCTCGGGCGCTGATCGAAGCTCATCTGCGCAAAGGCCACACGGTGGCACTGATATCAGCGGCAACGCCGTATCAAGTAATGCCCGCTGCGCGTGAGCTCGGCATTGAAAATGTCCACTGTACCCACTTGGAGGTGGTTGGTGGTAAGTTCACTGGCGCGGTGCTTAAGCCCACTTGTTATGGCATGGGTAAAGTCGATGCGGCGGAAAAGATGGTCGAAGAGCGTGGTATTGATATTCACCAAAGCTACTTCTACAGCGACAGCGATGAAGACATCCAACTGCTTGAGTTTGTCGGTAAACCTAGACCACTAAACCCGAATAAACGACTGCGTAGAATTGCCAAGGGCCGCGGTTGGCCAGTCCAGGACTTTAACAGTCGAGGCAAAGCATCAGTATTCGACTATGCTAAAACTTTCGCTACGCAGATGAGCATGGTGACATCGTTTGCGGCAGGGCTACCGATTTATGCGCTGACTGGTTCTATGAACAAGACGCGTAATTTCTCAACTTCTTTGTTCGCCGATACCGCGTGTGCGCTGACCGGCATTGAGCTTGATGTGGAAGGTGAAGAGAATGCGTGGGCGCATCGACCTTGCGTCTTTGTGTTTAATCACCAGAGCCAAGCCGACGTAATTATATTACCAACGCTGTTGCGACGAGATTTAGCGGGCGTAGGCAAGAAAGAGATCGGTAACGTGCCGGTCTTGGGGAAGTTGATGCAATTGGGCGGTACAGTGCTTATTGATCGAGAGAATTCCCGTTCCGCAATGGAAGCCATGAAACCATTGGTTGATGTGCTGCAAAAGGAAGGGCGTTCAGTGTGTATTGCTCCTGAAGGAACTCGGTCGACGTCTACTAATCTTGGGCGTTTTAAGAAAGGTGCATTTCATTTAGCAATGCAAGCTGGCGTGCCGATTGTGCCGATTGTGATTCACAATGCCATCGACGTTGCGCCGCGCGGTCAATATGTGTTTCGGCCTGCTACGGTCAAAGTCAGCGTGTTGCCAGCGGTAGATACTAGTCAGTGGAAAACCGAAACGATGAATCAACACGTCGAGCAAGTTCGCGATATGTTCTTGATTGAATTGGATCAGATGCGTTTTCAGCCAAGTCGTGAAGAGTCACTAAAAGCCGCTGAGAGTGCTTCGAGAATTCGCTCAAAAGCTCGTCAACATGCCTTAGAGATAAGTGAAGCGCAGGCTTTGACAGACAAAGCTGATGCCGCTGCCGAGGCGGCAAACGTTGCTCAAGCTAAAGTGTCGGCGCGCAACAAGTCTGAAGCCGCGAAGAAACAAGCTGCTGCGGTTAAGCGTTCGGCAAGGTCCGTCGTCAAACAGCAGAAGCGCAAACTCAACTCACAAGCGCAAGCTAAGCTAACAGCAGAACGCAAGCCAGTCGTTGCAGCGAGTAAAGAGGTGAGTCGAGCCGAGTCAGCACCTCGACGTGGGCGTCGACGGTCGAGTAAAAAGGCGACTGTTCCGAAAGTGTCTGCGCGCACCTTAGCCGAATAG
- a CDS encoding NAD(P)H-dependent glycerol-3-phosphate dehydrogenase encodes MNKLKVGLIGGGSWGTAVASLIAKNTDVSLWARSPDTVKEINKKHTNKKYLPDAVLPKNLVAYSDLEAVVANADVLVMGVPSNSFRDVLKQVRPFIRPWIPIISLTKGLENGTDLRMTEVIQRELPGHPVGVLTGPNLAREVMAGQAAASVIAMVDDVIVQELQKIFNSGLFRVYTNDDVIGCELGGVLKNIIAIAVGMGIGLGAGDNTRSALITRGLAEITRLGVALGGRAETFSGLTGMGDMLATCISSQSRNHHVGVELGKGRHIDDIIADMVMVAEGVKSAPTVVKLAARHGVEMPIAHDVNEVIAGRRTAEQAFYGLLKRRVGAEIESD; translated from the coding sequence TTGAACAAATTAAAAGTTGGGTTGATTGGTGGAGGCTCATGGGGTACCGCGGTAGCCTCATTGATTGCTAAGAACACTGATGTGTCATTGTGGGCAAGAAGTCCCGATACAGTCAAAGAGATCAATAAAAAACACACCAACAAAAAGTATTTACCTGACGCGGTATTACCGAAGAATTTAGTCGCCTATTCAGATTTGGAAGCGGTGGTGGCTAATGCCGATGTATTGGTTATGGGTGTACCGTCCAACTCATTTAGAGATGTGTTGAAACAGGTACGTCCGTTTATTCGACCTTGGATTCCGATTATTAGTCTGACTAAGGGTTTGGAGAATGGCACTGACTTGCGAATGACTGAAGTGATTCAGCGTGAGTTGCCGGGGCATCCGGTTGGTGTGCTGACTGGACCTAACTTGGCACGTGAGGTGATGGCAGGGCAAGCTGCGGCGAGTGTCATTGCGATGGTCGATGATGTGATTGTTCAAGAGTTGCAGAAGATATTCAACAGCGGGTTGTTTCGGGTGTATACCAATGATGACGTGATTGGCTGTGAGTTAGGCGGCGTTTTGAAAAATATTATTGCGATTGCCGTTGGTATGGGAATCGGCTTAGGCGCAGGTGATAATACCCGTTCGGCATTGATTACCCGCGGGCTTGCCGAGATAACTCGTTTAGGCGTGGCGCTTGGCGGACGAGCAGAAACTTTTTCTGGTTTAACTGGAATGGGCGATATGTTGGCAACTTGTATTAGCTCACAAAGTCGCAATCATCATGTTGGCGTAGAGTTAGGAAAAGGGCGCCATATCGATGACATAATCGCCGATATGGTAATGGTCGCTGAAGGCGTCAAGAGCGCTCCGACGGTTGTTAAGCTGGCCGCTCGCCATGGGGTGGAAATGCCAATAGCGCACGATGTCAACGAGGTCATTGCCGGTCGCCGAACCGCAGAGCAAGCATTTTACGGTTTGTTGAAGCGACGTGTCGGGGCTGAAATCGAATCTGACTGA
- a CDS encoding glycerol-3-phosphate 1-O-acyltransferase, which yields MTTNPWQAIDTEQVLFIIDAAHQVEEQLLLEWLNNTKAQSGFSGTVSHCVVPIVRNPEDIPTEGLQIALQVSEETLVVPIRVVWKTMLDDVNSGPKWRDLVRGNPRRPGLRRAQCILDADPSRAFCIMGNPATVQNLTERYDARRSISPVNVNLADYVAEQASLALEVAERRLRGSRYKVPRQVSKQVRASDRYKAGIQQIAKTTGESEQELRHKALTYFKELVALPHNFWQDVAGSFNRWVISLGYEDKLVVDLEKLESYRSIVREHPTALLWTHKTHMDGITIQSVLFENDFPPPHIMGGINMAFAGVGFLARRSGAIFIRRSFQDNPLYKLVLRNYLAYLLEKRFPLTWSFEGTRSRVGKLMPPRYGMLKYVMDAIEDSDADDLHIIPVAINYDMNNDVKDYAAEQAGGIKRPESLSWFISYLRRMRQPLGRIYIDFGNPVVVNKEAYKADPLALQRTAFQVGVEANRVTPITLTSLMSMSLLGAAPRAQTIDELSENMDALRDWSRTRDIQFTSDFDDVNQQRMLDLIDNMVNSGLINRYDEGPETVYAVADDQQVMASYYRNTIVHHFVSKAIAEMSLLEALSEPGDKLAAFWREANYLKDVFKFEFFYAPTEQFQAGIRAELAHFDADWESHIQQRDFVANLLRSMKPLVAHCCLKPYIESYRIVADVFGRLGEGETMDEKALVSAAFKYGRQAYLQRRISSKASIGEILFKNGYKLLDSYGLVAAGGSDLVEKRKKISKEFRVRAHRIERIRALAMPNDLD from the coding sequence ATGACGACCAACCCATGGCAAGCTATCGATACCGAACAAGTTCTGTTCATTATAGATGCTGCGCACCAGGTTGAAGAGCAACTGTTACTCGAGTGGCTCAATAATACAAAAGCGCAGTCCGGGTTCAGTGGTACGGTTAGCCACTGCGTGGTTCCTATTGTTCGTAATCCTGAAGACATTCCAACCGAAGGCTTGCAAATTGCTCTGCAAGTCAGTGAAGAAACGCTAGTGGTGCCGATTCGCGTGGTATGGAAGACCATGCTTGATGATGTTAATAGTGGGCCGAAGTGGCGCGACTTAGTGCGTGGTAATCCACGACGCCCGGGTTTGCGTCGAGCGCAGTGCATTCTAGATGCTGACCCTTCGCGGGCGTTCTGTATTATGGGGAACCCTGCGACCGTTCAGAATCTTACCGAGCGCTATGATGCGCGTCGCAGTATCTCCCCAGTTAATGTCAACCTTGCTGATTATGTCGCAGAGCAAGCAAGTCTTGCATTGGAGGTGGCTGAGCGTCGCTTACGCGGTAGTCGCTATAAAGTGCCAAGGCAAGTTTCTAAGCAAGTCAGGGCTAGTGATCGATACAAAGCCGGAATTCAGCAAATTGCGAAGACCACCGGAGAGTCTGAACAAGAGCTGCGTCATAAGGCGCTTACTTACTTTAAAGAACTCGTCGCGTTGCCACACAACTTTTGGCAGGACGTTGCCGGTTCTTTTAATCGGTGGGTAATATCCTTGGGCTACGAAGACAAGTTGGTGGTCGATCTCGAAAAGCTGGAGAGTTATCGCTCGATAGTGAGAGAGCATCCGACTGCATTGCTTTGGACCCACAAAACACATATGGATGGTATTACCATTCAGTCGGTTTTGTTTGAAAATGATTTTCCGCCGCCGCACATAATGGGCGGCATCAATATGGCTTTCGCTGGCGTTGGTTTTTTGGCGCGTCGGTCTGGCGCTATATTTATTCGCCGTTCATTTCAAGACAACCCGCTGTACAAATTGGTGTTACGAAATTATTTGGCTTACCTGTTGGAAAAACGCTTTCCGTTGACCTGGTCATTTGAAGGCACACGTTCGAGAGTCGGCAAGCTAATGCCGCCGCGTTACGGCATGCTCAAATATGTGATGGACGCGATCGAAGATTCGGACGCGGATGATCTGCATATCATTCCAGTAGCGATTAATTACGACATGAACAACGATGTCAAAGATTACGCTGCGGAACAGGCTGGCGGCATTAAGCGGCCGGAGTCATTAAGTTGGTTTATCTCCTATCTGAGGAGAATGCGACAACCATTGGGGCGAATCTATATTGATTTTGGTAATCCCGTGGTGGTGAATAAGGAAGCGTATAAGGCTGATCCGTTAGCTTTGCAGCGTACCGCATTCCAGGTTGGCGTTGAGGCAAACCGAGTCACTCCGATTACCTTGACGTCGTTAATGTCAATGTCGCTGCTGGGCGCCGCACCGCGAGCGCAAACAATTGATGAGCTTAGCGAGAATATGGATGCTCTACGCGATTGGTCGCGTACCCGAGACATACAATTCACTAGCGATTTTGATGATGTAAATCAGCAGCGCATGCTCGATTTGATCGATAATATGGTCAACTCTGGGCTCATTAATCGCTACGATGAAGGCCCTGAGACGGTGTATGCGGTGGCCGATGACCAACAGGTGATGGCGAGCTATTATCGTAATACAATTGTGCATCACTTTGTGTCAAAGGCGATTGCTGAAATGAGCTTGTTAGAGGCTCTAAGCGAACCTGGTGATAAGCTCGCCGCATTTTGGCGCGAAGCAAATTACTTGAAGGATGTATTTAAATTCGAATTCTTCTATGCTCCGACTGAACAGTTTCAAGCGGGCATTCGAGCTGAACTGGCGCATTTCGATGCGGACTGGGAGAGTCATATTCAGCAACGTGACTTTGTCGCTAACTTACTTCGGAGTATGAAGCCGCTAGTCGCTCACTGCTGTCTTAAACCTTATATTGAGTCTTATCGAATCGTGGCCGATGTATTCGGCCGGCTCGGTGAAGGCGAGACAATGGACGAAAAGGCGCTGGTTTCGGCGGCATTTAAGTATGGCCGACAAGCTTATTTGCAACGTCGTATATCCAGTAAAGCATCAATTGGCGAAATCTTATTTAAGAACGGTTATAAACTATTGGATAGCTATGGACTGGTCGCGGCTGGTGGCAGCGATTTGGTTGAAAAGCGTAAAAAAATTAGTAAGGAGTTCAGGGTTAGAGCGCATCGTATCGAGCGAATCAGAGCCTTGGCGATGCCTAACGATCTTGATTAG
- a CDS encoding ABA4-like family protein: protein MDAALLFTLCNWLVLPAWLLLILLPSWRWTQRLVSAVWIPVLLGIAYAYAFYQAQPTPENGGFGSLAAVMILFSEPWVMVAGWIHYLVFDLFVGAWQLRDSKRHGIPHFWIVPCLLLTFMLGPVGLLSYLILRLIINRMTSLDENFAKP from the coding sequence ATGGATGCAGCGCTCTTATTTACCCTATGCAATTGGCTGGTTCTACCGGCGTGGCTATTATTGATTTTATTGCCAAGCTGGCGATGGACGCAACGTTTGGTGTCGGCGGTATGGATTCCGGTGTTGTTAGGTATCGCTTATGCATATGCATTCTATCAAGCGCAGCCCACGCCAGAGAACGGTGGCTTTGGATCATTGGCGGCCGTCATGATCCTATTTTCAGAGCCTTGGGTAATGGTGGCAGGCTGGATACACTATTTAGTGTTTGATTTATTTGTTGGGGCTTGGCAGCTACGCGATTCTAAGCGCCACGGCATTCCCCATTTTTGGATTGTGCCTTGTTTGTTGCTGACCTTCATGCTTGGCCCGGTCGGGCTGTTAAGCTACCTAATACTTCGATTAATCATCAATCGCATGACGAGCTTAGATGAAAACTTTGCTAAGCCGTAA